From one Esox lucius isolate fEsoLuc1 chromosome 11, fEsoLuc1.pri, whole genome shotgun sequence genomic stretch:
- the nmt1a gene encoding glycylpeptide N-tetradecanoyltransferase 1 isoform X2: MADENETAPKPGQEDEIEDHGHCSDCENEEHHFDDGDKGLGDDSGAKKKKNKKKKKKKSGANKEPAQEDPLAKVDVNSLPADKLQEIQKAIELFSVGQGPAKTMEEASRRSYQFWDTQPVPKLGEMVTSHGSIEPDKDNIREEPYSLPAGFTWDALDLGNAAVLKELYTLLNENYVEDDDNMFRFDYSPEFLLWALRPPGWLPQWHCGVRVNSNQKLVGFISAIPANIRIYDQNKKMVEINFLCVHKKLRAKRVAPVLIREITRRVNLQGIFQAVYTAGVVLPKPVGTCRYWHRSLNPRKLIEVKFSHLSRNMTMQRTMKLYRLPEAPKTAGLRPMTRKDVPAVHRLLLEYLSQFHLAPVMSPEEVEHWLLPQENIIDTYLVENSAGKVTDFLSFYTLPSTIMNHPVHRSLKAAYSFYNVHTTTNLLDLMSDALILAKSKGFDVFNALDLMENKTFLEKLKFGIGDGNLQYYLYNWKCPSMGSEKVGLVLQ, encoded by the exons ATGGCGGATGAGAATGAGACAGCACCGAAGCCGGGGCAAGAAGATGAGATAGAAGACCATGGACATTGCAGTGATTGCGAAAATGAAGAGCATCACTTTGATGACGG TGACAAGGGCCTGGGGGATGACAGCGGTgccaagaagaagaaaaacaaaaagaagaagaagaagaagtcTGGAGCGAATAAGGAACCTGCACAGGAGGATCCACTTGCCAAGGTAGAT GTGAACTCGCTGCCTGCTGACAAGCTGCAGGAGATCCAAAAGGCCATTGAACTCTTCTCTGTAGGCCAGGGCCCTGCCAAAACCATGGAGGAAGCCAGTCGACGCAGCTACCAGTTCTGGGACACACAACCCGTTCCCAAGCTAG GGGAGATGGTGACATCACACGGTTCTATCGAGCCTGACAAAGACAATATCCGCGAGGAGCCATACAGTCTTCCTGCCGGCTTCACCTGGGATGCCCTGGACCTAGGCAACGCCGCCGTG CTCAAGGAGCTGTACACCCTGCTGAATGAGAACTATGTGGAGGACGATGATAACATGTTCCGCTTTGACTACTCCCCCGAGTTTCTGCTCTG GGCCTTGCGCCCCCCAGGTTGGCTGCCCCAGTGGCACTGTGGGGTGAGGGTGAACTCCAACCAGAAGCTGGTGGGCTTTATCAGTGCCATCCCTGCCAACATCCGTATCTATGACCA AAATAAGAAGATGGTGGAGATCAACTTCCTTTGCGTCCACAAGAAGCTGCGCGCCAAGCGCGTCGCGCCCGTTTTGATCAGAGAGATCACCAGACGGGTCAACCTGCAGGGCATCTTCCAGGCCGTCTACACAGCTGGCGTGGTTCTGCCCAAACCCGTGGGTACCTGCAG GTACTGGCATCGCTCTCTGAACCCACGGAAGCTGATTGAGGTGAAGTTCTCTCACCTGAGCCGGAACATGACTATGCAACGCACCATGAAGCTGTACCGCTTGCCTGAG GCCCCTAAGACAGCTGGCTTGCGGCCGATGACCAGGAAAGACGTTCCGGCGGTGCATCGCTTGCTCCTGGAGTACCTGAGCCAGTTCCACCTGGCCCCAGTCATGAGTCCAGAGGAGGTGGAGCACTGGCTGCTGCCCCAGGAAAACATAATTGATACCTACTTGGTGGAG AACTCTGCAGGCAAGGTGACAGACTTCCTGAGCTTCTACACTCTCCCCTCAACCATAATGAACCACCCGGTGCACCGCAGCCTGAAGGCGGCCTACTCCTTCTACAACGTgcacaccaccaccaacctgctGGACCTGATGTCGGACGCACTCATCCTGGCCAAGTCG AAAGGGTTTGATGTCTTCAATGCACTGGACCTGATGGAGAATAAGACTTTCCTGGAGAAGCTCAAGTTCGGCATTGGCGATGGAAATCTACAGTATTATCTGTACAATTGGAAGTGTCCTAGCATGGGCTCGGAGAAG GTTGGTTTGGTACTGCAgtga
- the nmt1a gene encoding glycylpeptide N-tetradecanoyltransferase 1 isoform X1, translating into MADENETAPKPGQEDEIEDHGHCSDCENEEHHFDDGSDKGLGDDSGAKKKKNKKKKKKKSGANKEPAQEDPLAKVDVNSLPADKLQEIQKAIELFSVGQGPAKTMEEASRRSYQFWDTQPVPKLGEMVTSHGSIEPDKDNIREEPYSLPAGFTWDALDLGNAAVLKELYTLLNENYVEDDDNMFRFDYSPEFLLWALRPPGWLPQWHCGVRVNSNQKLVGFISAIPANIRIYDQNKKMVEINFLCVHKKLRAKRVAPVLIREITRRVNLQGIFQAVYTAGVVLPKPVGTCRYWHRSLNPRKLIEVKFSHLSRNMTMQRTMKLYRLPEAPKTAGLRPMTRKDVPAVHRLLLEYLSQFHLAPVMSPEEVEHWLLPQENIIDTYLVENSAGKVTDFLSFYTLPSTIMNHPVHRSLKAAYSFYNVHTTTNLLDLMSDALILAKSKGFDVFNALDLMENKTFLEKLKFGIGDGNLQYYLYNWKCPSMGSEKVGLVLQ; encoded by the exons ATGGCGGATGAGAATGAGACAGCACCGAAGCCGGGGCAAGAAGATGAGATAGAAGACCATGGACATTGCAGTGATTGCGAAAATGAAGAGCATCACTTTGATGACGG TAGTGACAAGGGCCTGGGGGATGACAGCGGTgccaagaagaagaaaaacaaaaagaagaagaagaagaagtcTGGAGCGAATAAGGAACCTGCACAGGAGGATCCACTTGCCAAGGTAGAT GTGAACTCGCTGCCTGCTGACAAGCTGCAGGAGATCCAAAAGGCCATTGAACTCTTCTCTGTAGGCCAGGGCCCTGCCAAAACCATGGAGGAAGCCAGTCGACGCAGCTACCAGTTCTGGGACACACAACCCGTTCCCAAGCTAG GGGAGATGGTGACATCACACGGTTCTATCGAGCCTGACAAAGACAATATCCGCGAGGAGCCATACAGTCTTCCTGCCGGCTTCACCTGGGATGCCCTGGACCTAGGCAACGCCGCCGTG CTCAAGGAGCTGTACACCCTGCTGAATGAGAACTATGTGGAGGACGATGATAACATGTTCCGCTTTGACTACTCCCCCGAGTTTCTGCTCTG GGCCTTGCGCCCCCCAGGTTGGCTGCCCCAGTGGCACTGTGGGGTGAGGGTGAACTCCAACCAGAAGCTGGTGGGCTTTATCAGTGCCATCCCTGCCAACATCCGTATCTATGACCA AAATAAGAAGATGGTGGAGATCAACTTCCTTTGCGTCCACAAGAAGCTGCGCGCCAAGCGCGTCGCGCCCGTTTTGATCAGAGAGATCACCAGACGGGTCAACCTGCAGGGCATCTTCCAGGCCGTCTACACAGCTGGCGTGGTTCTGCCCAAACCCGTGGGTACCTGCAG GTACTGGCATCGCTCTCTGAACCCACGGAAGCTGATTGAGGTGAAGTTCTCTCACCTGAGCCGGAACATGACTATGCAACGCACCATGAAGCTGTACCGCTTGCCTGAG GCCCCTAAGACAGCTGGCTTGCGGCCGATGACCAGGAAAGACGTTCCGGCGGTGCATCGCTTGCTCCTGGAGTACCTGAGCCAGTTCCACCTGGCCCCAGTCATGAGTCCAGAGGAGGTGGAGCACTGGCTGCTGCCCCAGGAAAACATAATTGATACCTACTTGGTGGAG AACTCTGCAGGCAAGGTGACAGACTTCCTGAGCTTCTACACTCTCCCCTCAACCATAATGAACCACCCGGTGCACCGCAGCCTGAAGGCGGCCTACTCCTTCTACAACGTgcacaccaccaccaacctgctGGACCTGATGTCGGACGCACTCATCCTGGCCAAGTCG AAAGGGTTTGATGTCTTCAATGCACTGGACCTGATGGAGAATAAGACTTTCCTGGAGAAGCTCAAGTTCGGCATTGGCGATGGAAATCTACAGTATTATCTGTACAATTGGAAGTGTCCTAGCATGGGCTCGGAGAAG GTTGGTTTGGTACTGCAgtga
- the nmt1a gene encoding glycylpeptide N-tetradecanoyltransferase 1 isoform X4 produces MADENETAPKPGQEDEIEDHGHCSDCENEEHHFDDGDKGLGDDSGAKKKKNKKKKKKKSGANKEPAQEDPLAKVNSLPADKLQEIQKAIELFSVGQGPAKTMEEASRRSYQFWDTQPVPKLGEMVTSHGSIEPDKDNIREEPYSLPAGFTWDALDLGNAAVLKELYTLLNENYVEDDDNMFRFDYSPEFLLWALRPPGWLPQWHCGVRVNSNQKLVGFISAIPANIRIYDQNKKMVEINFLCVHKKLRAKRVAPVLIREITRRVNLQGIFQAVYTAGVVLPKPVGTCRYWHRSLNPRKLIEVKFSHLSRNMTMQRTMKLYRLPEAPKTAGLRPMTRKDVPAVHRLLLEYLSQFHLAPVMSPEEVEHWLLPQENIIDTYLVENSAGKVTDFLSFYTLPSTIMNHPVHRSLKAAYSFYNVHTTTNLLDLMSDALILAKSKGFDVFNALDLMENKTFLEKLKFGIGDGNLQYYLYNWKCPSMGSEKVGLVLQ; encoded by the exons ATGGCGGATGAGAATGAGACAGCACCGAAGCCGGGGCAAGAAGATGAGATAGAAGACCATGGACATTGCAGTGATTGCGAAAATGAAGAGCATCACTTTGATGACGG TGACAAGGGCCTGGGGGATGACAGCGGTgccaagaagaagaaaaacaaaaagaagaagaagaagaagtcTGGAGCGAATAAGGAACCTGCACAGGAGGATCCACTTGCCAAG GTGAACTCGCTGCCTGCTGACAAGCTGCAGGAGATCCAAAAGGCCATTGAACTCTTCTCTGTAGGCCAGGGCCCTGCCAAAACCATGGAGGAAGCCAGTCGACGCAGCTACCAGTTCTGGGACACACAACCCGTTCCCAAGCTAG GGGAGATGGTGACATCACACGGTTCTATCGAGCCTGACAAAGACAATATCCGCGAGGAGCCATACAGTCTTCCTGCCGGCTTCACCTGGGATGCCCTGGACCTAGGCAACGCCGCCGTG CTCAAGGAGCTGTACACCCTGCTGAATGAGAACTATGTGGAGGACGATGATAACATGTTCCGCTTTGACTACTCCCCCGAGTTTCTGCTCTG GGCCTTGCGCCCCCCAGGTTGGCTGCCCCAGTGGCACTGTGGGGTGAGGGTGAACTCCAACCAGAAGCTGGTGGGCTTTATCAGTGCCATCCCTGCCAACATCCGTATCTATGACCA AAATAAGAAGATGGTGGAGATCAACTTCCTTTGCGTCCACAAGAAGCTGCGCGCCAAGCGCGTCGCGCCCGTTTTGATCAGAGAGATCACCAGACGGGTCAACCTGCAGGGCATCTTCCAGGCCGTCTACACAGCTGGCGTGGTTCTGCCCAAACCCGTGGGTACCTGCAG GTACTGGCATCGCTCTCTGAACCCACGGAAGCTGATTGAGGTGAAGTTCTCTCACCTGAGCCGGAACATGACTATGCAACGCACCATGAAGCTGTACCGCTTGCCTGAG GCCCCTAAGACAGCTGGCTTGCGGCCGATGACCAGGAAAGACGTTCCGGCGGTGCATCGCTTGCTCCTGGAGTACCTGAGCCAGTTCCACCTGGCCCCAGTCATGAGTCCAGAGGAGGTGGAGCACTGGCTGCTGCCCCAGGAAAACATAATTGATACCTACTTGGTGGAG AACTCTGCAGGCAAGGTGACAGACTTCCTGAGCTTCTACACTCTCCCCTCAACCATAATGAACCACCCGGTGCACCGCAGCCTGAAGGCGGCCTACTCCTTCTACAACGTgcacaccaccaccaacctgctGGACCTGATGTCGGACGCACTCATCCTGGCCAAGTCG AAAGGGTTTGATGTCTTCAATGCACTGGACCTGATGGAGAATAAGACTTTCCTGGAGAAGCTCAAGTTCGGCATTGGCGATGGAAATCTACAGTATTATCTGTACAATTGGAAGTGTCCTAGCATGGGCTCGGAGAAG GTTGGTTTGGTACTGCAgtga
- the nmt1a gene encoding glycylpeptide N-tetradecanoyltransferase 1 isoform X3 produces MADENETAPKPGQEDEIEDHGHCSDCENEEHHFDDGSDKGLGDDSGAKKKKNKKKKKKKSGANKEPAQEDPLAKVNSLPADKLQEIQKAIELFSVGQGPAKTMEEASRRSYQFWDTQPVPKLGEMVTSHGSIEPDKDNIREEPYSLPAGFTWDALDLGNAAVLKELYTLLNENYVEDDDNMFRFDYSPEFLLWALRPPGWLPQWHCGVRVNSNQKLVGFISAIPANIRIYDQNKKMVEINFLCVHKKLRAKRVAPVLIREITRRVNLQGIFQAVYTAGVVLPKPVGTCRYWHRSLNPRKLIEVKFSHLSRNMTMQRTMKLYRLPEAPKTAGLRPMTRKDVPAVHRLLLEYLSQFHLAPVMSPEEVEHWLLPQENIIDTYLVENSAGKVTDFLSFYTLPSTIMNHPVHRSLKAAYSFYNVHTTTNLLDLMSDALILAKSKGFDVFNALDLMENKTFLEKLKFGIGDGNLQYYLYNWKCPSMGSEKVGLVLQ; encoded by the exons ATGGCGGATGAGAATGAGACAGCACCGAAGCCGGGGCAAGAAGATGAGATAGAAGACCATGGACATTGCAGTGATTGCGAAAATGAAGAGCATCACTTTGATGACGG TAGTGACAAGGGCCTGGGGGATGACAGCGGTgccaagaagaagaaaaacaaaaagaagaagaagaagaagtcTGGAGCGAATAAGGAACCTGCACAGGAGGATCCACTTGCCAAG GTGAACTCGCTGCCTGCTGACAAGCTGCAGGAGATCCAAAAGGCCATTGAACTCTTCTCTGTAGGCCAGGGCCCTGCCAAAACCATGGAGGAAGCCAGTCGACGCAGCTACCAGTTCTGGGACACACAACCCGTTCCCAAGCTAG GGGAGATGGTGACATCACACGGTTCTATCGAGCCTGACAAAGACAATATCCGCGAGGAGCCATACAGTCTTCCTGCCGGCTTCACCTGGGATGCCCTGGACCTAGGCAACGCCGCCGTG CTCAAGGAGCTGTACACCCTGCTGAATGAGAACTATGTGGAGGACGATGATAACATGTTCCGCTTTGACTACTCCCCCGAGTTTCTGCTCTG GGCCTTGCGCCCCCCAGGTTGGCTGCCCCAGTGGCACTGTGGGGTGAGGGTGAACTCCAACCAGAAGCTGGTGGGCTTTATCAGTGCCATCCCTGCCAACATCCGTATCTATGACCA AAATAAGAAGATGGTGGAGATCAACTTCCTTTGCGTCCACAAGAAGCTGCGCGCCAAGCGCGTCGCGCCCGTTTTGATCAGAGAGATCACCAGACGGGTCAACCTGCAGGGCATCTTCCAGGCCGTCTACACAGCTGGCGTGGTTCTGCCCAAACCCGTGGGTACCTGCAG GTACTGGCATCGCTCTCTGAACCCACGGAAGCTGATTGAGGTGAAGTTCTCTCACCTGAGCCGGAACATGACTATGCAACGCACCATGAAGCTGTACCGCTTGCCTGAG GCCCCTAAGACAGCTGGCTTGCGGCCGATGACCAGGAAAGACGTTCCGGCGGTGCATCGCTTGCTCCTGGAGTACCTGAGCCAGTTCCACCTGGCCCCAGTCATGAGTCCAGAGGAGGTGGAGCACTGGCTGCTGCCCCAGGAAAACATAATTGATACCTACTTGGTGGAG AACTCTGCAGGCAAGGTGACAGACTTCCTGAGCTTCTACACTCTCCCCTCAACCATAATGAACCACCCGGTGCACCGCAGCCTGAAGGCGGCCTACTCCTTCTACAACGTgcacaccaccaccaacctgctGGACCTGATGTCGGACGCACTCATCCTGGCCAAGTCG AAAGGGTTTGATGTCTTCAATGCACTGGACCTGATGGAGAATAAGACTTTCCTGGAGAAGCTCAAGTTCGGCATTGGCGATGGAAATCTACAGTATTATCTGTACAATTGGAAGTGTCCTAGCATGGGCTCGGAGAAG GTTGGTTTGGTACTGCAgtga
- the plcd3a gene encoding 1-phosphatidylinositol 4,5-bisphosphate phosphodiesterase delta-3-A: MLGRNMKPATTVHHEPKAMEPKPKAQDPLRRLGLLDDQDVRVMMQGSNMVKVRSQRWQKSRILRLLEDGVTVWCESTKSSSKAKAQQTFSVTEVECVREGCQSEALRRLSGSVPENHCFTLVFRGTRKSLDLCCPTEEEARSWVRGIRTLKERIASMTQKEKLDHWISGYLRRADENEDGKMSYDEVKCLLRMINIDLNEQYARTLFKKADRSCDGRLDHIEIEEFCRELMRRPELDMVFRHYSGNGCMMSTAELRDFLGDQGEECSLSHAQNLILTYELNDWAKKNMFMTQNGFTMYMLSMENDVFNPDHAKVYQDMTRPLTHYYISSSHNTYLTKDQVTGASSVEPYIRALNQGCRCVELDCWDGDRGEPVIYHGHTLTSKVLFKEVIETIAQYAFKASPYPLILSLENHCSVDQQAVMARHLRTILGKKLLTKPLSDKPLMELPSPEELRGRILVKGKKSDHLLSRLVKNSSFDNSSDDEAAGSSRKDKKDPSRAASSKLSPELSELVVYCRSVPFPGFQHSARKPPDELSSFNENDALRLIKDSGKLFVKHNCGQLSRIYPSGQRLQSSNYDPQEMWNGGCSMVALNFQTPGEQMDLNQGRFLPNGRCGYILKPSFLCSPSSNFNPEITGGGPGHIPTQLTIRIISAQQLPKINTDNPNSIVDPQVWVEIHGVSIDNARDKTHRIDNNGFNPRWDSTLSFQLQVPDLALVRFVVEDHDHTGKNDFVGQYTLPFTSLRIGYRHVHLLKADGSSLSPSTLFIHVKVSRKGVHIKTVSERIALAKSNGKT, from the exons GGCTGCTGGACGACCAGGATGTCCGTGTGATGATGCAGGGCTCCAACATGGTGAAGGTTCGCTCCCAGAGGTGGCAGAAGAGCCGTATCCTGCGCCTGCTGGAGGACGGGGTCACTGTGTGGTGTGAGTCCACCAAGAGTTCCAGCAAGGCCAAGGCACAACAGACCT TCTCAGTTACCGAGGTGGAGTGTGTGCGTGAGGGCTGTCAGTCGGAGGCTCTGCGGAGGCTCTCCGGATCGGTACCAGAGAACCACTGCTTCACGTTGGTGTTCCGAGGAACCCGGAAAAGTCTGGATCTGTGCTGTCCGACTGAGGAGGAGGCACGCAGCTGGGTCAGGGGGATCCGCACGCTGAAGGAGCGTATCGCCAGCATGACCCAGAAGGAGAAACTAGACCA CTGGATCAGTGGCTACCTGAGACGAGCAGATGAGAACGAGGACGGGAAGATGAGCTATGACGAGGTCAAATGCCTGCTCCGGATGATCAACATAGACCTGAATGAGCAGTACGCACGCACACTGTTCAAG AAAGCCGACCGGTCATGTGACGGCCGTTTGGACCACATAGAGATAGAGGAGTTCTGCCGGGAGCTGATGAGACGGCCGGAGCTGGACATGGTGTTCAGGCACTACTCTGGTAACGGCTGTATGATGTCCACTGCCGAGCTGAGAGACTTTCTCGGGGACCAGGGGGAGGAGTGCTCCCTGAGCCACGCTCAGAACCTCATCCTGACCTACGAGCTCAACGACTGGG CCAAGAAGAACATGTTCATGACCCAGAACGGCTTCACCATGTACATGCTATCCATGGAGAATGACGTGTTCAACCCTGACCACGCCAAGGTGTATCAGGACATGACCCGTCCCCTGACCCACTACTACATCTCCTCCTCCCACAACACCTACCTCACCAAGGACCAGGTGACCGGTGCCAGCAGCGTGGAGCCCTACATCAG GGCTCTGAACCAGGGATGTCGCTGTGTGGAGCTGGACTGTTGGGACGGGGACAGGGGTGAGCCGGTCATCTACCacggacacacactcacctccAAGGTGCTCTTCAAAGAGGTCATTGAGACAATCGCCCAGTACGCCTTTAAG GCATCTCCATACCCTCTGATCCTGTCCCTAGAGAACCACTGTTCTGTTGACCAGCAAGCAGTTATGGCCAGACACCTACGCACCATCCTGGGCAAGAAGTTGCTTACCAAGCCGCTCAGCGACAAACCCCTGATGGAGCTGCCCTCACCTGAG GAGCTGAGGGGTCGTATTCTGGTCAAGGGAAAGAAGAGTGATCATCTCCTGAGCCGGCTAGTGAAGAACAGCAGCTTTGACAACAGCTCAGACGACGAGGCAGCAGGCAGCAGCAGGAAGGACAAGAAGGACCCTTCCAGG GCGGCTTCGTCTAAGCTGAGCCCGGAGCTGTCTGAATTGGTGGTGTATTGTCGAAGTGTTCCTTTCCCCGGGTTCCAACATTCTGCTCGCAAGCCACCTGATGAGTTATCGTCCTTCAATGAGAATGATGCCCTCAGACTCATCAAGGACTCAG GAAAGTTGTTTGTCAAACACAACTGCGGACAGCTGAGCCGGATCTACCCTTCGGGCCAGCGTTTACAGTCCTCCAACTACGACCCCCAGGAGATGTGGAACGGCGGCTGCTCCATGG TGGCTTTAAATTTCCAGACTCCGGGAGAGCAGATGGATCTGAACCAGGGCCGCTTCCTGCCTAATGGTCGCTGCGGATACATACTCAAGCCCAGCTTCCTGTGTAGCCCCAGCTCCAACTTCAACCCGGAAATCACCGGGGGCGGGCCGGGACACATCCCCACGCAGCTCACCATACGG ATTATATCAGCACAGCAGCTGCCTAAGATCAACACAGACAACCCCAACTCCATCGTGGACCCGCAGGTGTGGGTGGAGATTCACGGCGTGTCCATCGATAACGCCAGAGACAAAACCCACCGCATCGACAATAACG GTTTTAACCCACGCTGGGACAGTACGTTAAGCTTTCAGCTGCAGGTCCCGGACCTGGCCCTGGTCCGCTTTGTAGTTGAGGACCATGACCACACAGGGAAGAATGACTTTGTGGGCCAGTACACGCTGCCCTTCACCAGCCTCCGGATAG GTTACCGCCATGTCCACTTGCTAAAGGCAGATGGCTCCAGCCTGTCTCCATCCACCCTCTTCATCCACGTGAAGGTGTCCCGTAAAGGGGTCCACATCAAGACTGTGTCCGAGCGTATAGCCTTGGCCAAGAGCAATGGCAAGACATGA